CGAGGCACGCAGATAATCCGCCTCACGCGCCGCCTCTTCCACACGGGTGCAGTGCTTTGCCAGCGCCTGTTCCATCTCACGCCAGTTACGGTAAAGGGCGCGCAAGGCCACAACCTGCTCCCCAAGCCCGCCAAACGCGTCCAGAAACGCACGGTGGGCGTCCGTTTCCACCAGGGCGCGGTCTGCGTGCTGGCCATGAATTTCCACCAGCGTTTTGCCTGCCTCACGCATCAGTGCGACACTTGCCGCCTGGTCATTGATAAAAACGCGCGAACGCCCGTCTGCCGCCTGAATACGCCGTAAAATAATGTCGCCTTCATCATCAAGACCGTTTTCACGCAGCAAATGCCGCACCGGATGATCGGCGCCAACATCAAATACAGCTGTGACCTGTCCCTGATTCGCCCCATGGCGCACCAGTGCGGCATCACCCCGGCTGCCAAGCGCCAGCGACAGGGAATCAAGCAGGATGGACTTGCCTGCCCCTGTCTCCCCCGTCAGCACCGACAAGCCCGCCTCGAAACCGATATCGAGCTTTTCGATCAGAACAATGTCACGGATCGAAAGCTGTACAAGCATGAATATTCCGGCCTATTTTTTCTTTTTGCCAAACATTTTGGAAAGCCAGCCGCCCTTGTGCTCCTGCGGTTCCAGGCCACCCTTCTGCAACAGCTTGTAGGCATCCTTGTACCAGCGGCTTTGCGGATAATTGCGCCCCAGCACAGCGGCGGCTGTCTGTGCTTCAGGGTTCAGCCCAATGGCGTAATTGCCCTCAACCAGACGATAGAGCGCTTCCTCAACCTGATTGGTGTTGGAATAATCTTCAACCACAACGCGGAAACGGCGGATAGCGGCAAGATATTGCTTGCGCTCCAGATAAAAACGGCCGATCTGCATCTCCTTGCCGGCAAGCTGCTCGCGCGCCAGACGGATTTTGGCCTTGGCATCGGCGACATATTCAGATCGGGGATAACGGTCAACCAGTTCCTGCATCGCCTCCATGGCGCGGCGGGTATCTTTCTGATCGCGCGTGACATCGGGAATCTGCCGGTAATAGGACAGGCCAACGATATAATAGGCATAAGCCGCTTCTTTCGAAGTCGGATAGAGGCTGATATAGCGTTTCGCCATGGAAACCGCTTCATCATATTTGGCCAGACGATAATTGGTGAACGCGCCCATCACCAGCGCTTTACGCGCCCATTCGGTATAAGGGTGCTGCTTGTCAAGGGCCGTAAATTTCTTGCTTGCCTCCGCCAGCCGCCCGGCTTCAAGATTGGCCAGAGCCTGATTGTAAAGCACATCCGGCGGATCAATGGATTCGACATAGGCATTCAGATCCGCATCCTTGTTTTTTTTGGCGCATCCCGCCAGCAGGCCTGCACTGACAACCATGCCAGCAATAACAAGCTTCCGCGCCATTCCGGTTTTTGATTGCTGAAAAATACCAAGCATAGATAAACGTCCTGTCATGATTTTCCGCGCGCGTGAGCGCTTTACCCGTCCAACGGAACATTGT
This is a stretch of genomic DNA from Candidatus Tokpelaia hoelldoblerii. It encodes these proteins:
- the bamD gene encoding Outer membrane protein assembly factor BamD (precursor) (bhsal12850); its protein translation is MLGIFQQSKTGMARKLVIAGMVVSAGLLAGCAKKNKDADLNAYVESIDPPDVLYNQALANLEAGRLAEASKKFTALDKQHPYTEWARKALVMGAFTNYRLAKYDEAVSMAKRYISLYPTSKEAAYAYYIVGLSYYRQIPDVTRDQKDTRRAMEAMQELVDRYPRSEYVADAKAKIRLAREQLAGKEMQIGRFYLERKQYLAAIRRFRVVVEDYSNTNQVEEALYRLVEGNYAIGLNPEAQTAAAVLGRNYPQSRWYKDAYKLLQKGGLEPQEHKGGWLSKMFGKKKK